The proteins below come from a single Eucalyptus grandis isolate ANBG69807.140 chromosome 3, ASM1654582v1, whole genome shotgun sequence genomic window:
- the LOC104437158 gene encoding LOW QUALITY PROTEIN: probable CCR4-associated factor 1 homolog 7 (The sequence of the model RefSeq protein was modified relative to this genomic sequence to represent the inferred CDS: inserted 2 bases in 2 codons) — MAVPLKDDSIDIREVWNDNLEEEFALIREVVDRFSYVAMDTEFPGVVSRPVGNFKNISDYNYLTLKNNVDMLKLIQLGLTFTDENGNLPTCGTDKYCIWQFNFREFNVTEDMFAGDSIELLRECGIDFKKNTEKGXDVRRFGELLMSSGIVLNADVNWVTFHSGYDFGYLLKLLTCRSLPDTQVGFFDLINIYFPMVYDIKHLMKFCNSLHGGLNKLAELLEVERFGVCHQAGSDSLLTAXTFLKLRDMFFNGSTEKYAGVLYGLGVEDGLSSN; from the exons ATGGCGGTGCCGCTGAAGGATGATTCGATTGACATTCGGGAGGTGTGGAACGATAATCTCGAAGAGGAGTTCGCGTTAATCCGCGAAGTCGTGGACAGATTCAGCTATGTCGCGATGGATACCGAGTTCCCCGGTGTTGTTTCGCGGCCGGTGGGGAATTTCAAGAACATCAGCGACTATAACTACCTGACTTTGAAGAATAACGTCGATATGTTGAAGTTGATCCAGTTGGGGCTCACCTTTACGGACGAGAACGGGAACTTGCCCACTTGCGGCACGGACAAGTACTGCATTTGGCAGTTCAATTTCCGCGAGTTCAACGTTACAGAGGACATGTTTGCTGGCGATTCGATCGAGTTGCTGCGCGAGTGCGGCATTGATTTCAAGAAGAATACTGAGAAGG TTGACGTGAGACGCTTCGGTGAGCTCTTGATGTCCTCTGGGATTGTTTTGAATGCTGATGTTAACTGGGTTACCTTTCATAGCGGGTACGATTTCGGTTACCTGCTTAAGTTGTTGACTTGCCGGAGTTTGCCTGATACGCAAGTGGGGTTCTTTGATTTGATCAATATATATTTCCCCATGGTGTACGACATCAAGCATTTGATGAAGTTCTGCAACAGTCTTCACGGCGGCTTGAATAAGCTTGCTGAATTGTTGGAAGTTGAGAGGTTTGGCGTGTGCCATCAAGCTGGGTCTGACAGCTTGCTCACGG TTACTTTCCTGAAGTTGAGGGACATGTTCTTCAATGGCTCCACAGAAAAGTACGCTGGTGTATTGTACGGCCTTGGTGTTGAGGATGGACtgagttctaattaa
- the LOC104436980 gene encoding class V chitinase CHIT5: MASLRIILSLLLLAALGIIAQCGASRAIKAAYWPSDAELHASSIDTSYFTHIYYAFLLPEPTTFRLNVTASDQTKLPGLTGMLQKRKPAVKTLLSIGGGGSDSNVFSRMVNSSETRTAFINSTIEVARKYGFDGVDLDWEYPADEQDMSNLALLYKEWRKALDKESKRSGKIRLLLTSAVYYASGFQVWGSPRSYPSQAIRKYVDWVSPMCFDYHGSWENFTGEHSALYDPKSNISTSYGISSWIRAGVPSHKLVMGLPLYGKTWTLQNPNVTGVGAPAVGVDPGNDTLTYKQIVEFNVQNHAAVKFDEESVSYYSYVGVTWIGYDDVRSVRRKVRFARSQRLGGYFFWALGQDKNWIISRQASRAWDH, translated from the exons ATGGCCAGTCTTCGAATAATCTTGTCGCTTCTGCTTCTAGCGGCCTTAGGCATAATTGCTCAGTGTGGCGCCTCTCGGGCTATCAAAGCAGCTTACTGGCCGTCAGATGCTGAATTACATGCATCCTCCATAGACACCTCGTATTTCACTCACATTTACTATGCGTTCCTCTTGCCCGAGCCAACCACGTTCAGGCTCAATGTCACTGCGTCTGACCAAACCAAGCTGCCTGGATTGACGGGCATGCTGCAGAAGCGAAAGCCGGCGGTAAAGACCCTCCTATCCATAGGTGGAGGTGGGTCGGACTCAAATGTGTTCTCCAGGATGGTGAACAGCTCAGAGACTCGCACAGCATTCATAAACTCCACCATTGAAGTAGCTCGAAAATACGGTTTTGATGGAGTTGACTTGGACTGGGAGTATCCAGCTGATGAACAAGACATGTCCAACCTCGCTCTGCTTTACAAAGAGTGGAGAAAAGCCCTGGATAAGGAGTCCAAAAGAAGTGGTAAAATCCGCTTATTACTGACGTCTGCTGTGTACTATGCATCAGGATTTCAGGTTTGGGGTTCGCCCAGATCGTACCCCAGTCAGGCAATCCGGAAGTACGTGGACTGGGTCAGCCCCATGTGCTTCGACTATCACGGGTCCTGGGAGAATTTCACGGGCGAGCATTCGGCACTCTATGATCCGAAGAGCAACATCAGCACGAGCTACGGAATCAGTTCGTGGATTCGAGCTGGTGTGCCGAGCCACAAGCTGGTGATGGGCCTACCGTTGTATGGGAAGACATGGACGCTCCAGAATCCAAATGTTACTGGCGTCGGGGCTCCAGCTGTTGGAGTGGATCCTGGAAACGATACCTTGACATACAAACAGATCGTTGAGTTTAATGTGCAGAACCATGCAGCAGTCAAATTCGACGAGGAGTCGGTGTCGTACTACTCATATGTCGGAGTCACTTGGATTGGTTATGACGATGTTCGGTCTGTGCGGAGGAAGGTCCGATTTGCTCGGTCTCAGCGCTTGGGTGGGTACTTCTTCTGGGCTCTCGGCCAGGATAAGAACTGGATCATCTCCAGACAAG CCTCGAGAGCTTGGGATCACTGA